The stretch of DNA CTCGCCCTCATGAGCTGCGACGGGACTCCCGACAGCGCCTACACCGCCCCCACGCTCAGCGTCACCGAGCAACCGCTGGACGCCATGGCCGAGCGGGCGGTCGCGCTGCTCCTCGACGGCGCGCCCGAGTCCGCCGCCCCCGCCGCGCGTCTGGTGCCGCGCCGCAGCTGCGGCTGCGAGGGGTGACCTCGCGCGGAAAACCGCGTGCGGGGGGCACGCCCGCCGGGTGAGACTGGCCGGCATGACGACCGTGCCCTTCGACCGCAGGCCGTACGCCGGAGCGGAGGATCTGCGGGAGATGCAGGATCTCGCCGAGCGGCTGTGGACGCCCGGGGCGACCTGGCACGTCGGCGACCTGGCGTGGGAACGCTTCCAGCACCCGGGCGGGGAACACGAGTGGGCGGCCATGCTCTGGGACGTGGACTGCGGGACCGCGGCCTGGGGATGGGCCGATGCCGGGCACCTGAGCCTGCTGGCCGATCCCGCGCACGCCCTCCTGGCCGACGAGGTCCTGGACTGGTTCGCCGCGCGGGTGCCGGACCCGGCCCGTACGGTCACGGTCTCCAGCGCGGAGACGCACCTGTTCCCCGCGCTCGGCCGGCACGGCTATCGGCGTACGGACGAGGGGCCCTTCTTCCTGCACATGGTCATGGACCTGGATCACGGCCTGCCCGAGCCGATCCCGCCCGCCGGATACCGCCTGCGTGCGGTGGGCGACGGTGACGTCGCCGCCCGG from Microbispora sp. ZYX-F-249 encodes:
- a CDS encoding GNAT family N-acetyltransferase, with amino-acid sequence MTTVPFDRRPYAGAEDLREMQDLAERLWTPGATWHVGDLAWERFQHPGGEHEWAAMLWDVDCGTAAWGWADAGHLSLLADPAHALLADEVLDWFAARVPDPARTVTVSSAETHLFPALGRHGYRRTDEGPFFLHMVMDLDHGLPEPIPPAGYRLRAVGDGDVAARVAAHRAAFHPSRVTVESYQAVRRAWPYRPDLDWVAEAPDGSAAAFCLVWLDEANRAARIEPAGTVPGHRRRGLARAVCLAALHAARRAGARRAVVSPRGDDAHPVPARLYRSLGFRACARSLGHRAALSG